The genomic stretch CCCGGCCACTTCCCACTTCGGCGGCATGGATGGCTGCCTTCCGCGCTATTTGCTGCGCGAGGTCTGCGTGGGCCGCGTCGAAGGACAGGAACTGGATGATGGCCCGCTCAAGCTCTTGGCGGTAGCGCTGCTCGGCGCTCTCGCGGGCTCGAGCAGAAGCAGCCCGCCGGCGCTGCCGAGCGGCTTCGGTTTGCTGGGCCTGCCGTTCGGCTTCGGCAATGTGCGATTGTGGCGCGAGCAGCCCCAGGCGCTCTGTGTACCGCCGCTTTGGCCGGGATCGCACCACTTCCCAATAAAGCCCGGCCTCCTTCACCTTGCGGGTAACGAAGGCATCGCCACGGGGTAAAAAGGCCCAGCCGGGGGGCGTACGGACAATCCCATGCTGTGGCGTCCACCAGAGGTCGGCGTCACTCGCCTCGCCCTCGATTGCC from Bacillota bacterium encodes the following:
- a CDS encoding DUF2293 domain-containing protein, which gives rise to MDARKLQDKDLTGEHLRVYPPRSDEVEAIEGEASDADLWWTPQHGIVRTPPGWAFLPRGDAFVTRKVKEAGLYWEVVRSRPKRRYTERLGLLAPQSHIAEAERQAQQTEAARQRRRAASARARESAEQRYRQELERAIIQFLSFDAAHADLAQQIARKAAIHAAEVGSGRVGRTRKLSLQDKAELAARAYIRHAYTSYERKLDRLPYADSELYRYVKAEAQAEVDAFIERHRRPPRRLKAKR